The proteins below are encoded in one region of Castor canadensis chromosome 6, mCasCan1.hap1v2, whole genome shotgun sequence:
- the Mmd2 gene encoding LOW QUALITY PROTEIN: monocyte to macrophage differentiation factor 2 (The sequence of the model RefSeq protein was modified relative to this genomic sequence to represent the inferred CDS: inserted 1 base in 1 codon), protein MFAPRILDFQKTKYARFMNHRVPAHKRYQPTEYEHAANCATHAFWIVPSILGSSNLYFLSDDDWETISAWIYGLGLCGLFVVSTVFHTVSWKKSHLRMVEHCLHMIDRMVIYFFIAASYAPWLNLRELGPWASHMRWVVWTMASVGTVYVFFFHERYKLVELLCYVVMGFFPALVILSMPNTEGIWELMTGGVFYCLGMVFFKSDGRIPFAHAIWHLFVAFGAVXPLLCHLEVPVPAQHPADQGVQVTRSTLHGPFGLLEQSITRSSLQTVALTRRHDLRALPVMRLRFLPVAARPPLKSPGGQKAFSRVPEATLIL, encoded by the exons ATGTTCGCGCCCCGGATTCTCGATTTCCAGAAAACCAAGTACGCCAG GTTCATGAACCACCGCGTCCCGGCCCACAAGCGGTACCAGCCCACGGAGTACGAGCATGCAGCCAACTGTGCCACCCACGCT TTTTGGATCGTTCCCAGCATCCTCGGCAGCTCCAACCTCTACTTCCTGTCGGATGACGACTGGGAGACCATTTCTGCCTGGATCTACGGCCTGGGCCTCTGTGGCCTCTTCGTGGTGTCCACTGTGTTCCACACCGTGTCCTGGAAGAAGAGCCACCTCAG GATGGTGGAGCACTGTCTGCACATGATTGACAGGATGGTCATCTACTTCTTCATTGCAGCCTCCTATGCGCCCTG GCTGAACCTTCGGGAGCTGGGTCCCTGGGCGTCGCACATGCGGTGGGTGGTCTGGACCATGGCGTCGGTTGGCACCGTCTACGTGTTCTTCTTCCACGAGCG GTACAAACTCGTGGAGCTGCTGTGCTACGTGGTCATGGGGTTTTTTCCCGCCTTGGTCATCCTCTCCATG CCCAACACCGAGGGCATCTGGGAGCTGATGACCGGAGGGGTCTTCTACTGCTTGGGCATGGTGTTTTTCAAGAGTGACGGGAGGATCCCCTTCGCCCACGCCATCTGGCATCTCTTTGTGGCGTTCGGTGCCG ACCCACTACTATGCCATCTGGAGGTACCTGTACCTGCCCAGCACCCTGCAGACCAAGGTGTCCAAGTGACGCGGTCCACACTCCATGGGCCCTTTGGGCTTTTGGAGCAGAGCATCACGAGAAGCAGTCTGCAAACTGTAGCCTTGACACGGCGTCACGACCTGCGTGCCCTTCCCGTGATGCGTCTGCGGTTCCTTCCGGTGGCAGCCAGACCACCCCTCAAGTCCCCTGGGGGACAGAAAGCATTTAGTCGTGTCCCAGAGGCGACATTAATCCTGTAA